The Halobacterium sp. CBA1132 genome has a segment encoding these proteins:
- a CDS encoding M20/M25/M40 family metallo-hydrolase, giving the protein MPGVREFASELVSFASTDGDEASVSSWFCARLDELGFETYEWDVDVELLASHRSFPDDPREIRAADRRSVGGVLELGDPDAGPTLVLNGHLDVVPADEAVWSSQPFEARWRGDELTARGAADMKSGLAACVFAALALAERGLDGRVVVEGVVGEEAGGVGAATAALDNPYPFDRDAAIIAEPTALTPVVASEGSLMKRLRLTGRSSHAATPWRGESVLPHFDSVREAFADLAEEREQSVTHPLYEEFPTKWPVVCGTVEAGEWASTVPASLTAEWRIGVAPGETVAAVEAEFEERLADVVADSEWLSEHPPEFERFSVQFEASEISPDEPVVTAVQSGMRANDLGETAPRGVTYGADARHYIEAGIPTVMFGPGSIEQAHFPDETIDFREVETAVDVLADAAEAFLAQN; this is encoded by the coding sequence TTCTGTGCTCGGTTGGACGAACTCGGTTTCGAGACGTACGAGTGGGACGTCGACGTGGAGTTGCTCGCGAGCCATCGATCGTTTCCGGACGACCCCCGCGAGATTCGGGCGGCCGACCGGCGCAGTGTCGGTGGCGTCCTCGAACTCGGCGACCCGGATGCGGGGCCGACACTCGTGTTGAACGGCCACCTCGACGTGGTGCCGGCCGACGAGGCGGTGTGGTCGTCGCAGCCGTTCGAGGCACGATGGCGCGGGGACGAGCTGACCGCGCGCGGCGCGGCGGACATGAAGTCCGGGCTCGCGGCGTGCGTGTTCGCGGCGCTCGCACTCGCAGAGCGCGGCCTGGACGGACGAGTCGTCGTTGAGGGCGTGGTCGGTGAGGAGGCTGGTGGCGTCGGCGCGGCGACCGCGGCGCTGGACAATCCGTACCCGTTCGACCGAGACGCCGCGATTATCGCCGAGCCGACCGCGCTCACTCCCGTGGTCGCCTCCGAGGGGAGCCTGATGAAGCGCCTACGACTGACCGGGCGGTCCTCGCACGCGGCGACGCCGTGGCGCGGCGAGTCCGTGCTTCCGCACTTCGACAGCGTCCGGGAGGCGTTCGCGGACCTCGCCGAGGAGCGCGAGCAGTCGGTCACTCATCCGTTGTACGAGGAGTTCCCGACGAAGTGGCCCGTCGTCTGCGGGACCGTAGAGGCCGGCGAGTGGGCGTCGACGGTACCGGCTTCCTTGACTGCGGAGTGGCGCATCGGCGTCGCACCCGGCGAGACCGTCGCAGCGGTCGAGGCCGAGTTCGAGGAACGACTCGCGGACGTGGTCGCGGACAGCGAGTGGCTCTCGGAACACCCGCCGGAGTTCGAGCGATTCTCCGTCCAGTTCGAGGCATCAGAAATCTCGCCTGACGAGCCGGTCGTGACCGCCGTCCAGTCGGGGATGCGCGCGAACGACCTCGGGGAGACGGCGCCGCGCGGCGTGACGTACGGCGCGGACGCGCGCCACTACATCGAGGCGGGGATTCCGACCGTGATGTTCGGGCCGGGGAGCATCGAGCAGGCGCACTTCCCGGACGAGACAATCGACTTTCGGGAGGTCGAGACGGCGGTGGACGTGCTCGCGGACGCGGCGGAGGCGTTCCTCGCGCAGAACTAG